The window GTTTTTGACGACAACCACCGGAATGTCCGCTTGGTCGTGCAGGAGGCCCCGAAGCAGGTCCCCCCCGATGCCGGAGCCACCCATCCCCAGCACCAGGACCTGCTCAACCTCCGGGGAAGGCGGGAGCGGGATCTCCCTCCCCAGCCGGTAGCCTTCCAGGAGGGTCTCGCCCAGCCGCAGCACGAGGCCCAGCATCCCCCTGGGATCGAGGGCCCGGCACCGATCCGGATCGTCGAGCAACCCCTGCGCCATTCCGGGTAAGGATTTCGCGTTCCGTGACGTCTTTCCCTCCGGCGGATACACTACTAGGGAAGTGGTGCGCCACCCGGTAGTGATGCCCGTTTCGGAGGGCACGGGAGAGGCCCTGCCCCTTGCCGCGACCCTGGCCCGGGCCTGGAACGCTCCCCTCCTGCTTTTGGGGACCGTTCTGGTCCCCCCCTCCGAGCCCCTGAGCCGGGGGACCACCGAGGCCCAGATCGTGCGGGAGCGGCTGGAAGAGCTGGCCACGGGCTTCCGGCGGGCGCTGGAGGTGCGCTGCGTCGTGCGGGTGGGGTACGAGGCCTGGGGGGAGATCGCGGCCACGTGCCTGGAAGAGCAGGCGTCGCTATTGGTCCTGGTGCGGGAGCCGGGACGCGAGCACCTCTTCGGTCGCAGCCTGGACTTCCTCCTCCAACACCCCCCCTGTGACCTCGTGGTCCTGCCTCGGGCCCCCCTTGAGGTCTTCCGCACCCCCCTGGTGGGCGTGCGGGGAGGACCCAATGCGGAGCTCGCGCTTCGGGTGGCCCAGGCCTTAGCCCTCCCGCAGGGAGGGGAGGTCACGGCCCTCCACGTCTTCCGAGAGGACATCCCGGAGTCCCAGCGGTGGCGGGAGGAGCGCCCTTACCTCACGGTGATGCAGCAGGAGGTGGCCGCGGGGGTGCGGCGGAAGTTCGCCACGGGCCGGGCCGCGGAGGCGATCGTGCGGGAAGCCCCCAACCACTCCGTGGTGGTGGTGGGGGCCACCGCGGACCCACACCGGCCCGCCATCCAGCCTCCCCTCCGAACCCTGCCCATGCTGGTGGTGGTGCGCAGCTCCCTTCCCGTGGCGGACTGGGTCGCCCTCCGCACCACCCGGGCTTCCTGGTCACGGGCGGAGGTGGAGAAGTGGTTCGCGGAGAACACCTTCCACGCCCGGGAGTTCGCAGACCTGGAGCGGCTCGTGGCCCTCAAGGAGGAGAAGGATCTCACCATCAGCTTGGGCCTACCTGCCCTCAACGAGGAGGAAACCATCGGGGAGGTCATCCGGGTCCTCAAGGACGCCCTCATGGACCGATACCCCCTTCTGGACGAGATGGTGCTCGTGGACAGCGACTCCACGGACCGGACTCGGGAGATCGCGGCCTCCCTGGGGATCCCCGTGGTGCGCCACCCGGAGGTTCTGCCCCAGTACGGCAGCTACCGCGGAAAGGGCGAGGCCCTGTGGAAGAGCCTGTACGTGCTGCGGGGGGACATCGTGGTGTGGGTGGACACGGACATCAAGAACATGCACCCGAAATTCGTGTACGGGCTTGTCGGGCCGCTTTTGCGGGAGGACCGGATCGCCTTCGTGAAAGGCTACTACCGCCGCCCCCTCCAGGTGGGGGACCGACTGTACGAGACCGGAGGCGGACGGGTGACGGAGCTGGTGGCCCGGCCTCTCCTCAACCTCTTCTTCCCGGAGCTCTCGGGTCTCATCCAGCCTCTCGCGGGGGAGTACGCGGGCCGGCGGGAGGTCCTGGAGCAGATCCCCTTCTTCACGGGGTACGGGGTGGAGATGGGGATGCTCATCGACCTCCTGAACCGGTTCGGGCTGCGCACCATCGGACAGGTGGACCTGGAGCAGCGCATCCACCGCAATCAGTCCCTCGTCTCCCTCTCCCTCATGGCCTACCAGATCGTGCAGGTGGTGCTGCGGCGGATGGAGGACCGCATCCAGGTGCCTCTCCTCCCCGAGGCTTCCCGCACCATGAAGCTCATCCGATGGGAGGAAGGGACCCTTGGGCTGGAAGAGCGGGAGATCACGGAGTTCGAACGGCCGCCCATCATCACCATCCCTGAGTACCGGGCCCGCCGGGCGGAACTGTCCCGCGCCAAGCGGGCCCTCCTCACCTAGCGCCGTCCGCGATGCGCACCGCGGTACCGGATCCCCTGGAGCGGTTACGCAACCGCCTGGACATCACCGCGGTGCCCTTTACGGATCGCGGAAGCCGCCTCCTCGTCCTCCGGGAACCCCACGCGTACCGTTTACAGATCCGGGTGTGCGAGCGGTGGCCGAAGTTGGTGCAGGTGGAGGGCCACTACCGGGTACGGCCGCCGCTGGTGGAGGGACTGGCGTTCCTGGATGGGGAGGGGAATCCCCTTCGGTGGGAGC is drawn from Armatimonadota bacterium and contains these coding sequences:
- a CDS encoding glucosyl-3-phosphoglycerate synthase: MRHPVVMPVSEGTGEALPLAATLARAWNAPLLLLGTVLVPPSEPLSRGTTEAQIVRERLEELATGFRRALEVRCVVRVGYEAWGEIAATCLEEQASLLVLVREPGREHLFGRSLDFLLQHPPCDLVVLPRAPLEVFRTPLVGVRGGPNAELALRVAQALALPQGGEVTALHVFREDIPESQRWREERPYLTVMQQEVAAGVRRKFATGRAAEAIVREAPNHSVVVVGATADPHRPAIQPPLRTLPMLVVVRSSLPVADWVALRTTRASWSRAEVEKWFAENTFHAREFADLERLVALKEEKDLTISLGLPALNEEETIGEVIRVLKDALMDRYPLLDEMVLVDSDSTDRTREIAASLGIPVVRHPEVLPQYGSYRGKGEALWKSLYVLRGDIVVWVDTDIKNMHPKFVYGLVGPLLREDRIAFVKGYYRRPLQVGDRLYETGGGRVTELVARPLLNLFFPELSGLIQPLAGEYAGRREVLEQIPFFTGYGVEMGMLIDLLNRFGLRTIGQVDLEQRIHRNQSLVSLSLMAYQIVQVVLRRMEDRIQVPLLPEASRTMKLIRWEEGTLGLEEREITEFERPPIITIPEYRARRAELSRAKRALLT